The genome window ATTCTCTGGACATTCTTAACGGCTACAGAGAAGAGCTGGTGACCTTTCGCTCTATCGCCCTGACGCAATATGAAACAGGTGCGGGATTGACACAGCACCCAATATTGAAACTGCAGATCGAAATCTCATTGATTGAGAGCCAGATTAATACGCTGCAAAGTGACTTTGAATCTGTCGCGAATGATCTTCAATCTCTTTTCGATGGAGTGTTCTCACCAGATCTGTTCGGCGATGAGCGAACGAATGTGCTCCCCGAGAACTCCGCCGAATCCTGGCTCGAAATCGCGAAGGAAACCCACCCCTTATACTTGAAGATTCAACAAGAATTTCAGATTGCCGTGCTACAGAATGAGCTCGCTGTGAGGCAGAACTTCCCTGATCTGAGTGGCGGTCTGACTTACACACTCATAGGTGAGGGCGAAAGGGAAATGTCGGGCTCTGACGCCTTCGGGTTTCGGGTGGGTCTAAACCTTCCCATCTGGTTCGGAAGGAACCGGGCCCGGATCGAATCAACGGAGCTGAGTATCGCATCAAAAGGAGAGATGGTTGAGGAGGTCTGGAACCAGATTGAAGATGATAGCCGATCCACGAAAAGGGACATGGATGAAATTGAGGAGACCTATATGCTCTACGACGAGAGACTCCTCCAGGAATCTGATCAGATGCTTTCGTCCGCCTTCTCTGCTTATGAAACAGGAAAGATCAGTTTCCTCGACGTTCTGGACAGTGAACGAATGGCAATAGAAGTCCGTCTTGATTTTGAAAGAATTGAAGCACAGCGGCGAATCGCCAGTGCGCACATGTTGAAATCCATTGGACTGATTCACCTGAAGTAGGAGTAGAGAAATGAAACCAAACAAAAGGAAAGCGAGGCTGCTATTTGCATTCTTTTTCAGTCTGGCGATTCTGGTCGTTGGGTGTGGTCAGGAGGAGAAGAGACCGGAAGAAGCTCAAGCTTTAACTGAGGAGCAGCAACTCTATAGCTGTGGCATGCACCCCAATGTGATCCAAGAAGGACCTGGGAACTGTCCCATCTGTGGTATGAAGTTAACCCCGATAGGAGGGGTCTCCACCGCCTCTGCCAGTGTATCTTCCACTTCCTCTGAAGAAAGGGGAGAGAAAAAGATACTTTACTGGCGGGCACCCATGGACCCGACATACATCTCCCCCAAACCCGGGAAATCCCCCATGGGGATGGATTTGGTTCCCGTTTATGAGGGGGAAGAAGCATTTGGCTCCACCGTGAAGATTAATCCCGTGGTTGAGCAAAACATGGGGATCAGAGTGGCCACAGCGGAGAAAAGAGATTTATACCGGAAAATTCGAACTATCGGGCGGATCGATTATGACGAATCCAAAGTGGCCCATGTTCACACGAAATTTTCCGGTTGGATCGAGAAGACCCATGTCAATGTTACGGGCCAGAAAGTTTCCCGGGGAGAGCTGCTGCTGGATATCTACAGTCCCCAGCTGGTCTCGGCTCAGGAGGAGTACCTGGATGCCCTTCAAAACCTCCGGGCTCTGGGTGGCAAAGTGTCGGAAGGTGCCGGTGGCAATTTGCGAAGTATCTTGGCCTCTTCCCGGAGAAGAATGGAATACTTCGATGTTTCGGAAGACCAGATAGAGCAAATCGCCAATACGGGGACGGTGACAAAAACGATGGGTATCCTGTCGCCGTTCAGAGGCATTGTCGTGGAGAAACACGCCCTCGATGGAATGGAGGTCGAGACTGGAATGATGCTGTACCTCATAGCAGATCTGTCGGAAATCTGGGTCTTCGCCGACATTTACGAGTATGAGGTGCCTTGGGTGAAGGAAGGTCAAGTTGCCACCATGACTTTGTCCTACGATCCTGGCAAAAAGTATAGAGGGAAGGTACAATACATCTATCCGTACCTTGAGGAGAAGACACGGACGATTAAGGTCCGACTCGTTTTTCCCAACCCCAGCCTCGACCTGAAACCTGGTATGTACGCCAATGTGGAAATCGAGTCTTCTCCGGTGGAGAGTGTAGTTGCTGTGCCTGTGGAGGCCGTCTTGTTTTCTGGTGAGAGGAATCTGGTATTTGTGTCATTGGGTGAGGGGCGATTTGCACCACGGGATGTCACGACTGGAATTGAAAGCGGGGATGGTTACTACGAAGTGAAGAAGGGACTGTCAGAAGGTGAGGTTGTGGTGACGTCGGGACAGTTCTTGCTCGACTCCGAGAGCAAGCTGCAGGAAAGCATTGCTAAGCTGCTTGAGATCCGGACTGGACTGGAAGAGGCCCATGATCACCAAATGCTTGAGGACGAGGAGAACGAGTCTCAATGATTGAACGAATTATCGAGTGGTCAGTCAACAACCGGCTTATCGTCATTCTGGCTGTCGTGTTTGTGATCATTGGTGGATTTGTGGCCATGTCCACAACTCCTCTTGACGCCATTCCGGATTTGAGTGATGTGCAGGTGATCATTTTCACGGAGTATTCTGGTCAGGCCCCTCAGGTTGTGGAAGATCAGGTGACCTATCCCCTTACTACCGCCATGTTGGCTGTCCCCTATGCCAAGGTTGTCCGGGGCTACTCGTTTTTTGGACTATCTTTCGTCTACATCATTTTTGAGGACGGAACAGACATGTACTGGGCGCGAAGCCGGGTTCTCGAGTATCTGAATTTCGTATCCGGAAGATTGCCTCAAGGAGTAACTCCCCAACTGGGTCCAGATGCCACAGGGGTAGGGTGGGTGTATGAGTATACTGTGGAAAGCGACCGACACGATCTTCAGCAACTCCGTTCCATTCAGGATTGGTATCTAAGATATCAGTTGATGAGCGTTCCCGGTGTGTCTGAGGTGGCAAGTATCGGAGGCTATGTCAAGCAGTATCAGGTGGAAGTGGATCCCAACAAGTTGCTGGCATACAACATGCCCCTGAACAAGGTCATGATGGCCATCAGAAGAAGCAATAACGATGTCGGTGGCAAGTTGATTGAAATGTCAGAGACCGAATTTATGGTCAGGGGCCTGGGGTACATTCAGTCTATCGACGATTTGAAAGGAATCCCCCTGGGAGTGGATGAGAGTGGAACCCCCATTCTATTACGAAACGTCTCCAATATTCATCTGGGGCCGGAGCTTAGGCGAGGCCTGGCGGAGCGGGATGGAGTCGGTGAAGTTGTTGGCGGCATAATTGTGATGCGCTACGGTGAAAATGCCCTTGAAGTGATCAGGAGTGTCCGGGAAAAAATTGAGGCTCTGAAAACTGGCTTGCCCGAGGGAGTCAGAATCTTACCGGCCTACGATCGCTCATTGCTGATCGAACGGTCCATCGACAATCTGAAGGAGAAGCTCCTGGAAGAAAGCATCGTAGTCGCCCTGGTGAGCATCATATTCCTGCTCCACTTCCGGAGTTCCTTCGTTGTCATTTTCACCCTACCTGTGGGAATCCTGATTTCCTTTCTGGTCATGAGGTACCAGGGTATCAATGCCAATATCATGTCTCTTGGAGGGATTGCCATCGCTATCGGAGCCATGGTGGATGCGGCCATCGTCATGATCGAAAACGTTCACAAGCACATCGAAAGGCGTTCTGGAGAAGTGGATCACTGGCAGTTGATCCTGGACGCATCCAAGGAGGTAGGTCCAGCTCTCTTTTATTCTCTTCTTATCATCGCCTTTTCATTCATGCCCGTGTTCACGCTTCAAGCCCAGGAAGGGCGCCTTTTCAAACCCCTGGCATATACGAAAACGTATGCCATGGCGGCCTCTGCTCTGTTGGCCATCACCATTGTCCCGGTACTCATGGGCTACCTTATCAAAGGCAAGATCATTCCCGAGAGAAAAAACCCCATCAACCGTTTTCTCATACGTGTGTACCGGCCTCTTGTCCGGTTCGTACTCCGGTTCAGGAAAACCACACTGGTAGTAGCAGCCGCCGTTCTGGGACTTTCGGTTATCCCGCTCAAGAATATCGGCTCCGAGTTTATGCCACCCTTGAACGAGGGAGACTTGCTGTATATGCCCACGACGGATCCAGGGATTTCGATCACCAAATCCAGGGAACTCCTGCAACAAACGGACAAAATCATAAAGACCTTTCCGGAGGTTGAGCGTGTATTTGGCAAGATTGGCCGGGCTGAGACGGCGACGGACCCTGCCCCTCTAAGTATGATTGAAACCACCATCACGCTCAAACATGAAAAGGAGTGGCCTGAAAGGAAACTGTTAACCCGGTGGTATTCATCATTGAATGTACCGGAATGGTTACATTCAGCTCTGAATTGGGTCTGGCCGGAACGTCGTGCCGTGACCCATGAAGAGCTGGTTGAGGAACTGAACGCATCGATACAATTTCCCGGATTGACCAATGCCTGGACCATGCCCATAAAGACCAGAATCGATATGCTGAGTACGGGCATTAAGACGCCCGTTGGGATCAAGCTCATGGGTGCCAATCTGGATACGCTGGACGCTCTGGGTGCCCGAGTGCAGGCGATCGTGCAGAAATTGCCGGGAACCTTGAGTGTTTTTGCCGACAAAGTGACGGGAGGGAATTTCCTGGATTTTGAAATAAGCAGGAGTGAGGCCGCGCGATACGGGCTCACCGTTGGTGATGTTCAGGACATTATTCAATCTGCCGTTGGGGGAATCAATGTCAGTTATACGGTTGAGGGATTGGAGCGTTATCCTATCAACGTTCGCTATAGCAGGGAACTGCGGGACAGTATTACCAAGTTGAAGCGGGTCATCGTCCCGACACCAACTGGAGCTCAGATACCCATCAGTCAGGTTGCTCACATCAGAATCCGTAAGGGAGCGCCAGTCATTAAAAGCGAGAATGCCAGAAACACGGGGTGGCTATACGTGGATCTTGCCGGGATTGACGTGGGAACGTATGTCAAGCGGGCGAAGGTAGCCGTGGCGGAAGAACTGACCATGCCGGAAGGATATTCCCTTGTCTGGAGCGGACAGTATGAGTATATGGAAAGGGCAGCTAAGCGACTGAGGATAGTAGTCCCGGTTACTCTACTGATCATCTTCCTGCTGCTTTTCTTCAATTTCAAGAACGTGAGTGAGAGCATGATAGTCATGCTCTCTTTGCCTTTCTCGCTTGTCGGCGGATTATGGTTCATGTACATCCTCCATTACAACATGAGTGTTGCCGTGGGCGTGGGTTTCATCGCGCTGGCCGGTGTGGCGGCTGAGACAGGAGTTGTCATGCTTATCTATCTCGACCATGCGTATATGAGAAGAAGAGACCGGGGACAGATGAAGACAATGAAGGATCTTTACGATGCTGTCATGGAAGGGGCAGTTGACCGCGTCCGTCCTAAGATGATGACTGTGATTGTCATCATGGCGGCCCTCCTTCCGATCATGTGGGGACACGGGACAGGATCCCAGGTGATGAAACGAATTGCCACTCCCATGGTGGGAGGCATGGTGACTTCCACGATCCTGACTCTTCTGGTCATCCCAACCATTTACTATTTGTGGAGGTCAGCAGGAATGAGAAGAGAAAACAAAAGGGAAGCCAGATGAAGGAGGTCAAAGCGTACATCCGGTGCTCCTTCTTGACTCAGCCTAACAGGCTACCTAGCGGTTTACCTGTCAGGTTGAATGTCGATTCAACGAGGAGGCGAAGGATATGATAGACCCGGTTTGCGGAATGACAGTGTCTGAAGATGGTGCCGCGGGCTCATTTGTCCATGAGGACAAGACCTACCATTTCTGTTCCGCCCACTGTCTGGAAAAGTTCAAGGAAAGTCCAGAGTCGTTCCTGGACGACAACGAAGAAGGGGAATCTGCCGAATCAACAGATGTTGAATACACCTGCCCCATGCATCCTGAGATAGTCCAAGTGGGGCCGGGTGACTGTCCCATCTGTGGTATGGCGCTGGAGGTGAAGACAGTTACGCTTGAGGAGGAAAAGAATCCGGAGCTGGTGGACATGTCTCGCCGGTTTTGGGTGAGTGTGGTACTGACCTTGCCGCTTTTAATCTTGGTAATGTGGGAGATGTTCACTGCCGCTCGTTTGGTTCCCGTTTCGGTGGGGAAGTGGGTTCAACTGGTTCTGGCAACACCTGTTGTCCTGTGGGGCGGTAAACCGTTCTTTGAGCGCGGTTGGAAATCCGTCGTCCATCGAAGTCTCAATATGTTTACGCTGGTTGCGACCGGGACCGGTGTTGCGTACGTCTACAGTCTCATCGCGACACTGTTTCCACGGATATTTCCAGACGCGTTTCGAGGTTCGGAGGGGGAGGTGGCCATATACTTCGAGGCGGCAGCGGTCATTACTACCCTTGTGCTGTTGGGTCAAGTGCTGGAGCTCAAGGCCAGGAGCAGGACAAGCAGTGCCATCAAAAATCTTCTGGGCTTGGCCCCCAAGACGGCAAGAATTGTGCGCGAGACCGGGGTAGAAGAGGACCTCCCGCTTGAGGAGGTTAAACCGGGAGACAATCTGAGGGTGCGGCCTGGAGAAAAAGTGCCAGTGGACGGTGTCGTTCTGGAAGGAACGAGTAACATTGACGAGTCTATGGTAACGGGTGAGCCGGTGCCTGTCAAGAAGAGAGGAGGAGACAGAGTCACGGGGGCCACCGTGAATCAGACGGGTTCATTCGTAATGAGGGCTGAACGTGTGGGAAGCGACACCCTTCTGGCTCAGATTGTAAAGATGGTGAGCGAAGCTCAGCGGAGCCGCGCCCCCATTCAGGGCTTGGCGGATAAAGTAGCCTCCTATTTTGTGCCAGCGGTGGTGGTTAGCAGTGCCCTAACATTCATTGTCTGGAGTTTGTTTGGACCCGAGCCTCGAATGGCTTACGCGTTAGTTAATGCGGTAGCCGTATTGATTATTGCCTGCCCCTGCGCCCTCGGTCTGGCAACACCTATGTCGATTATGGTGGGCACCGGTCGTGGAGCCACGGTAGGTGTCCTTATCAAGAATGCGGAAGCCCTGGAGACCATGGAAAAAGTGGACACGTTGGTGGTGGATAAGACAGGTACTCTAACAGAAGGAAAACCGAGACTGGTGACACTTGAAGCCGGAGATGCATACTCGCAAACTGAACTTCTGCAGTTGGTGGCGAGCCTTGAACAAGCCAGTGAACATCCTCTGGCAGCCGCCATCGTAGATGAGGCCAGAGATAAGGGCTTGGAACTGGCTCAGGTTAAAGATTTTGACTCGATCACGGGAAAAGGAGTGAGAGGGACGGTCAATGGTCAAGCTGTAGCTGTTGGAAATCGGAAATTACTCGAGGAATTGAACATTGAACCAGGTGACTATTCTGAAAAGGCAGAGGCGCTGAGGAAGAACGGAGAGACCGTCATGTTTATGGCAATCGATGGTAAAGCAGCTGGATTGTTGGGTGTCGCGGATCCCGTAAAGGAGACAACTCCGGAAGCAATCGAAGCACTGCGGAAAGATGGGATCCATGTTGTGATGCTCACCGGGGATAACAGGACCACCGCCGAGGCGGTAGCAGAGAGCTTGGGGATTGATGAAGTCGAGGCGGAGGTGCTACCCGACAGAAAAAACGACGCGGTTAGAGATCTGAAAAAAGAAGGTCGGATGGTTGCTATGGCCGGCGATGGCATCAATGACGCTCCTGCTCTCGCCCAGGCACATGTTGGAATAGCCATGGGTACCGGAACCGATGTGGCTATGGAGAGTGCCGGTGTGACTCTAGTAAGGGGGGACCTGCAAGGGATTGTAAGGGCCAGACGTCTCAGCCGGGGAACCATGCGAAATATTCGTCAGAATCTCTTCTGGGCGTTTGTCTACAATTCCTTGGGTGTCCCTGTTGCCGCGGGTGTTCTTTATCCATTCTTTGGGATTTTGATGAGTCCCATTATTGCCGCAGCTGCCATGAGTTTCAGCTCGGTATCCGTAATTGGCAACGCCTTGAGGCTGAGGAGATTGAGATTATGAACCGATATAAATTCGGGACAAGGCGTGAGACAGCCACCATTCTCGGGCGGATCCTGCCCGTTTTCGGTGTGGCCATCCTTATCCTCGGAATTTGGATCGGGGTCTTCCTCGAGAACCGGAACGAATCGGAGAAATCCGCGCAGTCGACGGCAGAGGTATTTGGAGCTACCACTATAGAGGTTGCTCGCGGATTTGTCTGTCCCTGCGGTTCATGCGGGGACGAAAGTTTGACCGTCTGTGTATGCCCCACGGCTCTGGAAGCCAAACGGTTTATTGAGGCCAACCTTAAGGAGGGACATACACCGGCAGAAGTGGTGGAAATGGTTAAGAATGTGTACGGCCATTATAGAGGATAAGAAAGGAGTGGCGAATGATGAATCGTCTCTCATTTCACAACGGAGTAATGTCGTATTGAAAAGGGAAGGAGAACCGCACCATGAGCTACTATTTCAGTAAAATCCTGAACCTTCCCTTCGTTGAGACTCTGGACAGGACGTCCCTCCCTTCGCCCACAAGGCTCTGTGCAGGAGATTTCCGGGGGACGAGTGGAGGTAGCGGCCGTTGATCCCATAGCGTCGATGAAGGCAGTGGAAAACGAGGAGTTGGGTCCGATTGCCGGTGAGGTACAACAGAAATTGCGCAGTGGCATCAGTAACTTGCAGGGTAGGAACGGAAGAATTTGTCTGGATGTTGATACGGCACCATTGTTAATATTCTTCCGAAGTTCCTCTCTTGAATGATGTCAGACTAATGATTGTATAACGAAAGAGAGGGGAGAAGAAAATGAAACGAGTTCACATACTTTTTGTTTCACTTTTGTGGGTGGGATTTTTCGCTTGCGCCCAAGAGAAGAAGGGAGAGGAAACCGAAGGGCCTCCAGCGGTCGCTGAAGAGCCCGCAGCCGAAGTAGCCCAAGGAGAAAAGATCATGTATTACACTTGCCCCATGGAAGCCCATAAGCATGTTCACTCTCAAGAGGCCGGGAATTGTCCGGACTGTGGAATGGACTTGGTGTCAGTGGTTCAAACTGACGGGACAGACTTCGAGTTCTACACCTGTCCCATGCCCGAGCACAGCCACGTACGTCACAGTGAACCTGGGGAGTGTGATGAATGTGGGATGAAACTGCTTCCCGTGAAGTTGGGAAAAACCTAATTCCACCTGTCAGATCGGACGTAGGTTCTACATAGAGCGCATCTCTCCTGTCAATTTGATGAGAAGTCGTTCTAGAGGATTACCACTCGCTGCGGTCCTTGTCATCGTTCTTGTCTCTTGTGGTGGGCCTTCTTTTGAAGTTTTTGAAATACCGTCTCCGGGTGATCCAGGGAGCCGCTACCCCATGCCGAGTGGCACTGAGGAGGAATCCCTCCTCTTGAGCTGGCTGGAGCCGGAGGGGGGAGACACATATGCGGTGAAAATGACGGAACGGCTGGGTGAGTCCTGGGGACCTGTTCGAGATATATTCGAAGGTGACCGTCTCTTTGTCAACTGGGCGGATTTTCCATCAGTCTATCAGGTTAGCGGTGACACGTACGTTGCCCATTGGCTCCACATGAAAGGCGAGGCGTCCTATGAGTATGATATCCAGATCTCCCACTCCCTGGACCGGGGATTCAGTTGGTCTCAACCTATTTCGCCACACAGGGACAATGTCATTGCGGAGCATGGATTCCTGTCGTTTTTTGTATTCCCGTCCGGCTCCCTGGGCATGGTGTGGCTTGACGGGAGGAACACGAAGTTTGCTCCAGAGGCCAGGGGCAGCGACTCAGGTGACATGGCTCTTTTTGCCACAACTCTTTCCGGCGGCAGGGAACTGGGTCCGGAAGTATTGCTGGACGGGAGAGTGTGCGAATGCTGTCCCACTTCAGCATTAACCCTTGGAAAGACAACACTTGTTGCGTACCGGGATCGTAGCGCAGAGGAAGTTCGCAATATTCAAATTGTGAGCCATGCTGACGGTTTTTGGGGAAATCCGGTCACCGTTCACGATGACGGGTGGAAGATCCCGGGCTGTCCCGTAAACGGTCCCGCACTTGCAGGGGAAGATGATGTTCTGTCTGTCGCTTGGTTTACCGCTCCGGGTGGTGATGCACAGGTGAACGTGGCATTTTCCTTTGACCATGGTGCAACATTCGGAGAGCCTGTTAGGGTCGATGGTGGATATCCTTTGGGGCGGGTAGACCTTGAATGGATTCAGGA of Candidatus Neomarinimicrobiota bacterium contains these proteins:
- a CDS encoding efflux RND transporter periplasmic adaptor subunit — protein: MKPNKRKARLLFAFFFSLAILVVGCGQEEKRPEEAQALTEEQQLYSCGMHPNVIQEGPGNCPICGMKLTPIGGVSTASASVSSTSSEERGEKKILYWRAPMDPTYISPKPGKSPMGMDLVPVYEGEEAFGSTVKINPVVEQNMGIRVATAEKRDLYRKIRTIGRIDYDESKVAHVHTKFSGWIEKTHVNVTGQKVSRGELLLDIYSPQLVSAQEEYLDALQNLRALGGKVSEGAGGNLRSILASSRRRMEYFDVSEDQIEQIANTGTVTKTMGILSPFRGIVVEKHALDGMEVETGMMLYLIADLSEIWVFADIYEYEVPWVKEGQVATMTLSYDPGKKYRGKVQYIYPYLEEKTRTIKVRLVFPNPSLDLKPGMYANVEIESSPVESVVAVPVEAVLFSGERNLVFVSLGEGRFAPRDVTTGIESGDGYYEVKKGLSEGEVVVTSGQFLLDSESKLQESIAKLLEIRTGLEEAHDHQMLEDEENESQ
- a CDS encoding heavy metal-binding domain-containing protein, translating into MKRVHILFVSLLWVGFFACAQEKKGEETEGPPAVAEEPAAEVAQGEKIMYYTCPMEAHKHVHSQEAGNCPDCGMDLVSVVQTDGTDFEFYTCPMPEHSHVRHSEPGECDECGMKLLPVKLGKT
- a CDS encoding heavy metal translocating P-type ATPase, which gives rise to MIDPVCGMTVSEDGAAGSFVHEDKTYHFCSAHCLEKFKESPESFLDDNEEGESAESTDVEYTCPMHPEIVQVGPGDCPICGMALEVKTVTLEEEKNPELVDMSRRFWVSVVLTLPLLILVMWEMFTAARLVPVSVGKWVQLVLATPVVLWGGKPFFERGWKSVVHRSLNMFTLVATGTGVAYVYSLIATLFPRIFPDAFRGSEGEVAIYFEAAAVITTLVLLGQVLELKARSRTSSAIKNLLGLAPKTARIVRETGVEEDLPLEEVKPGDNLRVRPGEKVPVDGVVLEGTSNIDESMVTGEPVPVKKRGGDRVTGATVNQTGSFVMRAERVGSDTLLAQIVKMVSEAQRSRAPIQGLADKVASYFVPAVVVSSALTFIVWSLFGPEPRMAYALVNAVAVLIIACPCALGLATPMSIMVGTGRGATVGVLIKNAEALETMEKVDTLVVDKTGTLTEGKPRLVTLEAGDAYSQTELLQLVASLEQASEHPLAAAIVDEARDKGLELAQVKDFDSITGKGVRGTVNGQAVAVGNRKLLEELNIEPGDYSEKAEALRKNGETVMFMAIDGKAAGLLGVADPVKETTPEAIEALRKDGIHVVMLTGDNRTTAEAVAESLGIDEVEAEVLPDRKNDAVRDLKKEGRMVAMAGDGINDAPALAQAHVGIAMGTGTDVAMESAGVTLVRGDLQGIVRARRLSRGTMRNIRQNLFWAFVYNSLGVPVAAGVLYPFFGILMSPIIAAAAMSFSSVSVIGNALRLRRLRL
- a CDS encoding exo-alpha-sialidase, encoding MPSGTEEESLLLSWLEPEGGDTYAVKMTERLGESWGPVRDIFEGDRLFVNWADFPSVYQVSGDTYVAHWLHMKGEASYEYDIQISHSLDRGFSWSQPISPHRDNVIAEHGFLSFFVFPSGSLGMVWLDGRNTKFAPEARGSDSGDMALFATTLSGGRELGPEVLLDGRVCECCPTSALTLGKTTLVAYRDRSAEEVRNIQIVSHADGFWGNPVTVHDDGWKIPGCPVNGPALAGEDDVLSVAWFTAPGGDAQVNVAFSFDHGATFGEPVRVDGGYPLGRVDLEWIQDSALVSWVELSGDTGRVMVRTVSTDGRLSSERIVGTIDPERGSGIPRMVRLGDWVYVAWTFQDTPTGLVIKRFQLSMH
- a CDS encoding TolC family protein, with protein sequence MRHNTKILLITLLLTGSTSAENKVDPVDFLLQKNREVLGAQKAYEAAVERVKIFGVLPDPMAESSLYLEPIETGNGPMQGQFMLGQRFPLWGKLKRERAVAKLRAEIGSLDLEQTKIRVVFRMRKSWENYLKLKNSLDILNGYREELVTFRSIALTQYETGAGLTQHPILKLQIEISLIESQINTLQSDFESVANDLQSLFDGVFSPDLFGDERTNVLPENSAESWLEIAKETHPLYLKIQQEFQIAVLQNELAVRQNFPDLSGGLTYTLIGEGEREMSGSDAFGFRVGLNLPIWFGRNRARIESTELSIASKGEMVEEVWNQIEDDSRSTKRDMDEIEETYMLYDERLLQESDQMLSSAFSAYETGKISFLDVLDSERMAIEVRLDFERIEAQRRIASAHMLKSIGLIHLK
- a CDS encoding efflux RND transporter permease subunit, with the translated sequence MIERIIEWSVNNRLIVILAVVFVIIGGFVAMSTTPLDAIPDLSDVQVIIFTEYSGQAPQVVEDQVTYPLTTAMLAVPYAKVVRGYSFFGLSFVYIIFEDGTDMYWARSRVLEYLNFVSGRLPQGVTPQLGPDATGVGWVYEYTVESDRHDLQQLRSIQDWYLRYQLMSVPGVSEVASIGGYVKQYQVEVDPNKLLAYNMPLNKVMMAIRRSNNDVGGKLIEMSETEFMVRGLGYIQSIDDLKGIPLGVDESGTPILLRNVSNIHLGPELRRGLAERDGVGEVVGGIIVMRYGENALEVIRSVREKIEALKTGLPEGVRILPAYDRSLLIERSIDNLKEKLLEESIVVALVSIIFLLHFRSSFVVIFTLPVGILISFLVMRYQGINANIMSLGGIAIAIGAMVDAAIVMIENVHKHIERRSGEVDHWQLILDASKEVGPALFYSLLIIAFSFMPVFTLQAQEGRLFKPLAYTKTYAMAASALLAITIVPVLMGYLIKGKIIPERKNPINRFLIRVYRPLVRFVLRFRKTTLVVAAAVLGLSVIPLKNIGSEFMPPLNEGDLLYMPTTDPGISITKSRELLQQTDKIIKTFPEVERVFGKIGRAETATDPAPLSMIETTITLKHEKEWPERKLLTRWYSSLNVPEWLHSALNWVWPERRAVTHEELVEELNASIQFPGLTNAWTMPIKTRIDMLSTGIKTPVGIKLMGANLDTLDALGARVQAIVQKLPGTLSVFADKVTGGNFLDFEISRSEAARYGLTVGDVQDIIQSAVGGINVSYTVEGLERYPINVRYSRELRDSITKLKRVIVPTPTGAQIPISQVAHIRIRKGAPVIKSENARNTGWLYVDLAGIDVGTYVKRAKVAVAEELTMPEGYSLVWSGQYEYMERAAKRLRIVVPVTLLIIFLLLFFNFKNVSESMIVMLSLPFSLVGGLWFMYILHYNMSVAVGVGFIALAGVAAETGVVMLIYLDHAYMRRRDRGQMKTMKDLYDAVMEGAVDRVRPKMMTVIVIMAALLPIMWGHGTGSQVMKRIATPMVGGMVTSTILTLLVIPTIYYLWRSAGMRRENKREAR